CGGTCGGCATTCCACGAGCGTTGCTTGCGGAGCAGATTGCCAATCACGCGGCGCGATACGACCGGGAAATTCTCACGTTGTGCGGCACCGGCAAACGTTCGCTGCTCGCGGCGCAAACCTTGCGCGAACGCGGCTACACCAATGTATTGTCAATCGCTGGCGGCATCACGCGCTGGCGTGCCGAAGGCTTGCCGGTGCAACACGGTGCGCTCGATGCCGATGCTGTAGATCGTTATTCGCGGCATTTGTTGTTGCCGGAAATCGGCGTGGCCGGGCAACTGAAGTTGCAGCAATCACGGGTCGTGCTGGTCGGTGCGGGCGGCCTGGGTTCACCTGCCGCGTTGTATCTGGCTGCTGCGGGTATCGGCACGCTCACGATCATCGATGACGATCGCGTCGAACGCAGCAATCTGCAACGGCAGGTGTTGCATACCGATGCGCGCGTTGGCGTTGCCAAAGTCGAATCTGCGGGTATCGCGCTGCACGCGTTGAATCCGCGTGTGCAGTTTGATCTGCGCAACGAGCGACTGCACGCCGGCAATGTCGAAGCACTCTTGCACGGCGCGGATGTCGTGATCGATGGCGCGGATAATTTTGCCACACGTTATTTACTGAATGCCGCGTGCCTGCAACTCAAACTGCCGCTCGTGTATGGCGCGGTTCATCGGTTCACCGGGCAGGTCAGCGTGTTCGATTCGCGCCACGCCGATTCGCCGTGTTATCGCTGCCTTTTCCCCGAGCCGCCAAGTGCCGCAGATGCGCCGAATTGTTCTGAAGCCGGCGTGCTTGGCGTATTGCCCGGCATCATCGGTCTGCTGCAGGCTAGCGAGGCCATCAAGTTGCTGCTCGACATCGGCGCGCCTCTGGTGGGACGGCTATTATGCTTCGATGCACTCGCGGCAAGTTTTCGCGAACTGCGGTTGCCGCGTGATGCGCAATGTCCGGGCTGTGGTAAGAACGCGCATTTCAGCAGCTACGAAGACATCGCAAAAGTTTGCCAAGCCGACTGATCCAAGCCGACTGAAAACCGGCACATATCGCGGCCAACCTCGATAGTTCAATCGTGTTTTTTCTGGCGTTCCGCGTACGCGGATAATTGCTCCGGTGTTGCCTCGCGCTGGTACTTGGCTTTCCATTCGGAAAACGGCATGCCGTAGATTTTTTCGCGCGCGGCGTCCTTGCTCAATTCAATACCTTGCACCATCGCAGCGTCGCGATACCAGTCGGCCAGACAATTGCGGCAGAAATCGGCAAGTATCATCAGGTCGATGTTCTGCACGTCGGTGCGTGTATTCAGATGTTGCACCAATCGGCGAAATGCAGCGGCTTCGAGTTCGGTCGTATTCATTGTTTTCTCCTTTGTCGGCAAAGTTTACGCCGATGCGATTTGAGGCGGGAGCGTCGACAGTGGATAATTAGGGGTTATTCCGATCCGGTTCCAGCATGACTGCCAATATCCTTGATGGGCGACGCATCGCCGATGAACTTTTGCAACGTATTGCCGCGCGTGTAAAGCAGCGTATCGCTGACGGAAAAACCGCGCCGGGGCTGGCGGTGATCCTGGTCGGCGACGATCCGGCATCGAACGTCTACGTGCGCAACAAGCGGCGCGCCTGCGCCAGTGTCGGTTTTCATTCGCGCGATTTCGATCTGCCGTCGAGCACCAGCGAAGCCGAACTCGCCGCGCTGATCGACCAGCTCAATGCCGATGCCAGCGTGCATGGCATTCTCGTGCAATTACCGCTGCCAGCGGGTGTGGATGCCACAGCCCTTATCAATCGCATCGACCCACGCAAGGACGTGGACGGTTTTCGTGCCGAGAACATCGGTCGGCTCGCGTTGCGTCAGCGTGGCCTGCGTCCGTGCACACCGAAAGGCGTGATGACTTTGCTGGCGCATACCGATCGCGCCGTGCGCGGACGCCACGCCGTAGTGGTTGGCGTCTCCAATCATGTCGGCC
The sequence above is drawn from the Pseudolysobacter antarcticus genome and encodes:
- a CDS encoding DUF1244 domain-containing protein, translated to MNTTELEAAAFRRLVQHLNTRTDVQNIDLMILADFCRNCLADWYRDAAMVQGIELSKDAAREKIYGMPFSEWKAKYQREATPEQLSAYAERQKKHD
- the moeB gene encoding molybdopterin-synthase adenylyltransferase MoeB, yielding MNSISDNFEITPSAALQRQYDGALIVDVREDDERAADAVADAVGIPRALLAEQIANHAARYDREILTLCGTGKRSLLAAQTLRERGYTNVLSIAGGITRWRAEGLPVQHGALDADAVDRYSRHLLLPEIGVAGQLKLQQSRVVLVGAGGLGSPAALYLAAAGIGTLTIIDDDRVERSNLQRQVLHTDARVGVAKVESAGIALHALNPRVQFDLRNERLHAGNVEALLHGADVVIDGADNFATRYLLNAACLQLKLPLVYGAVHRFTGQVSVFDSRHADSPCYRCLFPEPPSAADAPNCSEAGVLGVLPGIIGLLQASEAIKLLLDIGAPLVGRLLCFDALAASFRELRLPRDAQCPGCGKNAHFSSYEDIAKVCQAD
- the folD gene encoding bifunctional methylenetetrahydrofolate dehydrogenase/methenyltetrahydrofolate cyclohydrolase FolD, translating into MTANILDGRRIADELLQRIAARVKQRIADGKTAPGLAVILVGDDPASNVYVRNKRRACASVGFHSRDFDLPSSTSEAELAALIDQLNADASVHGILVQLPLPAGVDATALINRIDPRKDVDGFRAENIGRLALRQRGLRPCTPKGVMTLLAHTDRAVRGRHAVVVGVSNHVGRPLAFELLLAGATTTCCHKFTQDLPAFVRQGDIVVVAVGKPGMIKGEWIKPGAVVIDIGLSRLADGTLAGDVEFAAAAERASWITPVPGGVGPMTVATLIDNTLEAAEQFFD